A window of Micrococcus endophyticus contains these coding sequences:
- a CDS encoding ABC transporter ATP-binding protein, with product MITVNEVSKSFGSTPVLQDLTFSIRPGLMTGFVGGNGAGKTTTMRILLGVLDADSGRIEVDGAPITRDYRAGIGYMPEERGLYPKMSVLDQLVYLGRLHHMRGADAKARALELLERLNLGDRAGSRLEELSLGNQQRAQIAAALVHDPVALVLDEPFSGLDPNAVETTLQVLRETADTGVPVLFSSHQLDLVERLCDELVILAGGRVRASGTRDELLAAHAEPEWELHADADTGWVRGLPGIEVLHFDGGRARFRADTPQAAQRVLADAAARGPVHRFGPVTRSLHEIFTEVTR from the coding sequence ATGATCACAGTGAACGAGGTGAGCAAGTCCTTCGGGTCCACCCCCGTGCTGCAGGACCTGACCTTCAGCATCCGTCCGGGCCTGATGACCGGCTTCGTGGGCGGCAACGGGGCCGGCAAGACCACCACCATGCGCATCCTGCTCGGGGTCCTGGACGCCGACTCCGGCCGCATCGAGGTGGACGGCGCCCCCATCACCCGCGACTACCGCGCGGGCATCGGCTACATGCCGGAGGAGCGCGGCCTCTACCCGAAGATGAGCGTGCTGGACCAGCTCGTCTACCTCGGCCGGCTGCACCACATGCGCGGGGCCGACGCGAAGGCCCGCGCCCTGGAGCTGCTCGAGCGGCTGAACCTCGGGGACCGCGCCGGCAGCCGCCTCGAGGAGCTCTCCCTCGGCAACCAGCAGCGCGCGCAGATCGCCGCCGCCCTCGTCCACGACCCCGTGGCCCTCGTCCTCGACGAGCCATTCTCCGGCCTCGACCCGAACGCCGTGGAGACCACCCTCCAGGTGCTCCGCGAGACCGCGGACACCGGCGTCCCCGTGCTGTTCTCCTCGCACCAGCTGGACCTCGTCGAGCGCCTCTGCGACGAGCTCGTCATCCTCGCCGGCGGCCGCGTCCGCGCCTCCGGCACCCGGGACGAGCTGCTCGCCGCCCACGCCGAACCGGAGTGGGAGCTGCACGCCGACGCCGACACCGGCTGGGTGCGCGGCCTGCCCGGGATCGAGGTCCTCCACTTCGACGGCGGACGCGCCCGCTTCCGCGCCGACACCCCCCAGGCCGCCCAGCGCGTCCTCGCCGACGCCGCCGCCCGCGGGCCGGTGCACCGCTTCGGTCCCGTCACCCGCTCCCTGCACGAGATCTTCACGGAGGTCACCCGATGA
- a CDS encoding response regulator: protein MTTRVLLVDDQPLIRFGFAAILQSQDDIEVVGEAGDGAECLERAAALDPDVICMDVQMPHMDGIEATRALAEAGTRAAVLILTTFDRDDFLFETLEAGASGFLLKSAEAEHLIDAVRVLGRGDALLDPQVTRRVLRRMAPAAPEGADGPADGGQTRDDGAAPGEAEASDAVGKAGLTGREAEILTLMARGLSNGEIAGQLFVGESTVKTHVSNVLMKLGARDRVHAVIWAFEHGVAG, encoded by the coding sequence ATGACCACCCGCGTGCTCCTGGTGGACGACCAGCCGCTGATCCGGTTCGGCTTCGCCGCCATCCTGCAGAGCCAGGACGACATCGAGGTGGTCGGCGAGGCCGGCGACGGCGCCGAATGCCTCGAGCGCGCCGCCGCCCTAGACCCGGACGTGATCTGCATGGACGTGCAGATGCCGCACATGGACGGCATCGAGGCCACGCGCGCCCTGGCCGAGGCCGGCACACGGGCCGCCGTCCTCATCCTCACCACCTTCGACCGGGACGACTTCCTCTTCGAGACCCTCGAGGCCGGCGCCTCGGGCTTCCTGCTCAAGTCCGCGGAGGCCGAGCACCTCATCGACGCCGTCCGCGTCCTCGGCCGCGGCGACGCCCTCCTCGACCCCCAGGTCACCCGGCGCGTGCTGCGGCGGATGGCCCCGGCCGCGCCGGAGGGCGCGGACGGCCCGGCCGACGGCGGGCAGACCCGGGACGACGGCGCCGCGCCCGGGGAGGCGGAGGCGAGCGACGCCGTCGGGAAGGCGGGGCTGACCGGCCGCGAGGCGGAGATCCTCACGCTGATGGCGCGCGGGCTCTCCAACGGGGAGATCGCGGGGCAGCTGTTCGTGGGCGAGTCGACCGTGAAGACCCACGTGTCCAACGTGCTGATGAAGCTCGGCGCCCGGGACCGGGTGCACGCGGTGATCTGGGCGTTCGAGCACGGCGTGGCCGGCTGA
- a CDS encoding sensor histidine kinase encodes MSAPAPASPAPVATAGTPAPAPHARALGPGWRRADAITAAVLAVAGVELAYLSDFISEMPWRHGVGWVALGAAVLALPLAWRRRFPVTVMLTISVLYIALASWVGIELYASQVVLFLGFYSVGAWCPDRRRALWSRTAVAAAMAVWLGWVTVDGFTDPEVGERGVNAYAAVAAIQFLVNLAYFSGAWIFGDRAWREAIRRQRLEAAHAEIRAQQARIAAQEVSLERLRIARELHDVVAHHVTAMGVQAGAARLTLDRDPEAAAGHLRGIESSAREAVAELKTMVHTLRDADAAPDSLPRLADLEDLVAQAVRLGTDARLTRVGPEPRLGAPAELALYRVAQESLTNARRHAGPRAAVEVRLRTEPERVELEVSDDGRARPDAEAGSERSPGGAGGAVPAGTGLGLVGMAERMASVGGTVRCGPKPGGGWLVRASVPTLPEPGEDAAWDAPDEPAPAPDETVQPETMPDPTTEATR; translated from the coding sequence ATGTCCGCCCCCGCACCCGCGTCCCCCGCGCCTGTCGCGACGGCCGGCACCCCCGCGCCCGCCCCTCACGCCCGCGCCCTGGGCCCCGGCTGGCGACGCGCGGACGCGATCACGGCCGCCGTCCTCGCCGTGGCCGGCGTCGAGCTGGCCTACCTCTCGGACTTCATCAGCGAGATGCCGTGGAGGCACGGCGTCGGCTGGGTGGCCCTCGGCGCGGCCGTCCTCGCGCTCCCGCTGGCCTGGCGCCGCCGCTTCCCCGTGACCGTCATGCTGACCATCTCGGTGCTGTACATCGCGCTCGCCTCGTGGGTGGGGATCGAGCTGTACGCCTCCCAGGTGGTGCTCTTCCTCGGGTTCTATTCGGTGGGCGCGTGGTGCCCGGACCGGCGCCGGGCGCTGTGGTCCCGGACCGCCGTCGCCGCGGCCATGGCCGTGTGGCTCGGCTGGGTCACCGTGGACGGGTTCACGGACCCCGAGGTCGGCGAGCGCGGCGTCAACGCGTACGCGGCGGTCGCGGCCATCCAGTTCCTGGTGAACCTCGCCTACTTCTCCGGCGCGTGGATCTTCGGCGACCGCGCCTGGCGCGAGGCGATCCGGCGGCAGCGGCTCGAGGCCGCGCACGCGGAGATCCGCGCCCAGCAGGCCCGCATCGCGGCCCAGGAGGTGAGCCTCGAGCGGCTGCGGATCGCCCGGGAGCTGCACGACGTCGTCGCCCACCACGTGACCGCCATGGGCGTGCAGGCCGGCGCGGCCCGCCTCACCCTGGACCGCGACCCGGAGGCCGCGGCCGGGCACCTGCGCGGCATCGAGTCCTCGGCGCGCGAGGCCGTGGCCGAGCTGAAGACCATGGTGCACACCCTCCGCGACGCCGACGCCGCCCCCGACTCCCTGCCGCGGCTGGCCGACCTCGAGGACCTCGTGGCCCAGGCCGTGCGCCTCGGCACCGACGCCCGCCTCACCCGCGTCGGGCCCGAGCCGCGGCTGGGCGCGCCCGCCGAGCTCGCCCTGTACCGCGTGGCGCAGGAGAGCCTGACCAACGCGCGCCGGCACGCGGGTCCGCGCGCCGCCGTCGAGGTGCGGCTACGGACCGAGCCGGAGCGCGTCGAGCTGGAGGTCAGCGACGACGGCCGGGCCCGTCCCGACGCCGAGGCCGGCTCCGAGCGGTCTCCCGGGGGCGCCGGCGGCGCCGTCCCGGCCGGGACCGGGCTGGGGCTGGTCGGCATGGCGGAGCGGATGGCCTCGGTGGGCGGCACCGTGCGGTGCGGCCCGAAGCCCGGCGGCGGCTGGCTCGTGCGCGCGAGCGTGCCCACGCTGCCGGAGCCGGGCGAGGACGCCGCGTGGGATGCGCCGGATGAGCCTGCACCCGCGCCGGACGAGACCGTGCAGCCCGAGACCATGCCGGACCCGACCACGGAGGCGACCCGATGA
- a CDS encoding VOC family protein, with amino-acid sequence MSEHIATPARAGSPAWIDYSATDFAAQQAFYEALFGWTFTDSGEESGHYRMITKDGASVGGAMDADQMTAMTGEAPAPAAWTVYLRTEDMAATLAAVREHGGTVLVDAMPVGDLGTMAMVAGPGGEAVGFWQGDTFAGHDLPLTPGTSVWFELLSTRFDEAVEFYRAVAGWQPTLMGDDGAPEDGHAAADAEDAAQDGPRYATDHPGEGATAGLCDATQWLPANAVGYWRMYIAVEDTDRALEVIREHGGKVLDGPQDSPFGRVTTVQDPAGATFQINEALPGQE; translated from the coding sequence ATGAGCGAGCACATCGCCACCCCCGCCCGGGCCGGTTCCCCCGCCTGGATCGACTACTCCGCCACCGACTTCGCCGCCCAGCAGGCCTTCTACGAGGCCCTGTTCGGGTGGACCTTCACGGACTCCGGCGAGGAGTCTGGCCACTACCGCATGATCACCAAGGACGGCGCGTCCGTGGGCGGCGCCATGGACGCCGACCAGATGACCGCCATGACCGGCGAGGCCCCCGCCCCCGCCGCGTGGACCGTGTACCTGCGCACCGAGGACATGGCCGCCACCCTCGCCGCGGTCCGCGAGCACGGCGGCACGGTGCTCGTCGACGCCATGCCCGTGGGCGACCTCGGGACCATGGCGATGGTCGCCGGGCCCGGCGGCGAGGCGGTCGGCTTCTGGCAGGGCGACACGTTCGCGGGCCACGACCTCCCCCTGACCCCCGGCACGTCCGTGTGGTTCGAGCTGCTGTCCACGCGCTTCGACGAGGCCGTGGAGTTCTACCGGGCCGTGGCCGGCTGGCAGCCCACGCTCATGGGCGACGACGGCGCCCCGGAGGACGGGCACGCCGCCGCGGACGCCGAGGACGCGGCCCAGGACGGCCCCCGCTACGCGACCGACCACCCGGGCGAGGGCGCGACCGCGGGGCTGTGCGACGCCACCCAGTGGCTGCCCGCGAACGCCGTGGGCTACTGGCGGATGTACATCGCCGTGGAGGACACCGACCGCGCGCTCGAGGTGATCCGCGAGCACGGCGGGAAGGTGCTGGACGGCCCGCAGGACTCGCCGTTCGGCCGGGTCACCACCGTGCAGGACCCCGCAGGCGCGACGTTCCAGATCAACGAGGCGCTGCCCGGGCAGGAGTGA
- a CDS encoding FtsX-like permease family protein — translation MWTVALSQLRAQPRRYVSLVLAILIGTMFLAASFLVSASAQATLRTTLGNTYSAADLVVLPEPGVHADEDPTAAFPGLAGTPAEPGALGRVDGVEEAYATQFTWAGGSAGGTEFTATLLPVPGDASLLPVTLTEGAFPAADDARGVTLDTGTAERTGVAVGDEIALTGAPGAGAGGETATVVGLTTRSPDPTLSSGAQIWAAAPVIAAVNPPQDGEAGGSGAYSPHVLLRLADGADRDAVADAAAAVLAQEGVAANVTTPDEAVRDTLADAGGGTDVFGWVLGGFAALALLVTALVIGNTFQVLVAQRTRDLALQRTLGSTAGQVRGSVLTEAVVVGLVGSVLGVALAVVGMLAGVAFVRSAFDFPTLTFGMDPAGLAITVVVGVLVTLVAALSPAVAATRVSPLQALRPREEVTVASRVGVVRTVVGAVLAVGGTALMLWGAFRPEPLTAVGGGALSFIGVLLLATLFVPAAVRGAAVLARPAGVPGRLAGLNATRHRSRTAATAAALLVGTTLVALFLTGGRTAQEQTALALDTAYPVDLVLSLPADGDAARAAEAVAARDDVAAVALALPVGATENGSPVLATPGADLRKVVAELPDGEDGLGDPGTAFVPGWVDEDTVTATVAGTEQTFSAVRAGDLSSGVYVEADSLRAAGWDGSPVATEGVEVPGQLLVALAGDVPVDRLQALSEDITAAAGEGASIIDGGAPTRAVYAQVIDVMLWIVVGLLAVSVLIALIGVANTLSLSVIERTRENALLRALGLPRGGLRGMIAIESVLIAAVAALLGCVLGVFYGWAGSQLILGELVETVGRGGTVLPTIPWLELALVVGVAAVAGLAASLLPARRAARLSPVAGLATV, via the coding sequence ATGTGGACCGTCGCCCTGTCCCAGCTGCGCGCGCAGCCGCGCCGATACGTGTCGCTGGTGCTGGCCATCCTGATCGGCACCATGTTCCTCGCGGCCTCCTTCCTGGTGTCCGCGTCCGCGCAGGCCACCCTGCGCACCACGCTCGGCAACACGTACTCCGCCGCGGACCTCGTGGTGCTCCCGGAGCCAGGCGTCCACGCCGACGAGGACCCCACCGCGGCCTTCCCCGGCCTGGCCGGCACCCCGGCCGAGCCGGGCGCGCTGGGCCGCGTGGACGGCGTCGAGGAGGCCTACGCCACCCAGTTCACGTGGGCCGGCGGAAGCGCGGGCGGCACCGAGTTCACCGCGACCCTCCTGCCCGTCCCCGGGGACGCGTCCCTGCTGCCCGTGACCCTCACCGAGGGCGCGTTCCCCGCCGCGGACGACGCGCGGGGCGTCACCCTGGACACCGGCACGGCCGAGCGCACGGGCGTGGCGGTGGGCGACGAGATCGCCCTGACCGGCGCCCCCGGCGCCGGGGCCGGGGGCGAGACCGCGACCGTGGTGGGCCTGACCACCCGCTCGCCGGACCCCACCCTCTCCTCCGGCGCCCAGATCTGGGCCGCCGCCCCGGTGATCGCCGCGGTGAACCCCCCGCAGGACGGCGAGGCCGGCGGATCCGGGGCCTACTCGCCCCACGTGCTGCTGCGCCTGGCCGACGGGGCCGACCGCGACGCCGTCGCCGACGCCGCCGCCGCGGTGCTGGCCCAGGAGGGCGTGGCCGCGAACGTGACCACCCCGGACGAGGCCGTGCGCGACACGCTGGCCGACGCCGGCGGCGGCACGGACGTGTTCGGCTGGGTGCTGGGCGGCTTCGCGGCCCTGGCGCTGCTCGTCACCGCGCTCGTCATCGGCAACACCTTCCAGGTGCTCGTGGCCCAGCGCACCCGCGACCTCGCACTGCAGCGCACCCTCGGCTCCACCGCGGGCCAGGTGCGCGGGTCCGTGCTGACCGAGGCGGTCGTGGTGGGCCTCGTCGGCTCGGTGCTGGGCGTGGCCCTGGCCGTCGTCGGAATGCTGGCCGGCGTGGCGTTCGTGCGCTCCGCGTTCGACTTCCCCACCCTCACCTTCGGGATGGACCCCGCCGGGCTGGCGATCACCGTGGTGGTCGGCGTGCTGGTGACCCTGGTCGCCGCGCTCTCGCCTGCCGTGGCCGCCACCCGCGTGTCCCCGCTGCAGGCGCTGCGCCCGCGCGAGGAGGTCACCGTGGCCTCGCGCGTCGGCGTGGTCCGCACCGTGGTCGGCGCCGTGCTGGCCGTGGGCGGCACCGCCCTCATGCTGTGGGGCGCGTTCCGGCCGGAGCCGCTGACCGCCGTCGGCGGCGGGGCGCTGAGCTTCATCGGCGTCCTCCTGCTGGCCACCCTGTTCGTGCCGGCCGCCGTGCGCGGCGCCGCCGTGCTGGCCCGCCCGGCCGGCGTCCCCGGCCGCCTGGCCGGCCTCAACGCCACCCGGCACCGCTCCCGCACCGCGGCCACCGCCGCGGCGCTGCTCGTGGGCACCACCCTCGTGGCGCTGTTCCTCACCGGCGGGCGCACCGCCCAGGAGCAGACGGCCCTCGCCCTGGACACCGCCTACCCCGTGGACCTCGTCCTCTCCCTGCCCGCGGACGGGGACGCGGCGCGGGCCGCGGAGGCCGTGGCCGCCCGGGACGACGTCGCCGCTGTGGCCCTCGCGCTGCCCGTCGGCGCCACCGAGAACGGCAGCCCCGTGCTGGCCACCCCCGGCGCGGACCTGCGGAAGGTGGTGGCCGAGCTGCCCGACGGCGAGGACGGCCTCGGCGACCCCGGCACCGCATTCGTGCCCGGCTGGGTGGACGAGGACACCGTGACGGCCACTGTGGCCGGCACCGAGCAGACGTTCTCCGCCGTGCGCGCCGGCGACCTCAGCTCCGGCGTGTACGTGGAGGCGGACAGCCTGCGCGCCGCCGGCTGGGACGGGTCCCCCGTGGCCACCGAGGGCGTCGAGGTCCCCGGCCAGCTGCTCGTGGCCCTCGCCGGCGACGTTCCCGTGGACCGGCTGCAGGCCCTGTCCGAGGACATCACGGCGGCGGCCGGGGAGGGGGCCTCGATCATCGACGGCGGCGCCCCCACCCGGGCGGTGTACGCGCAGGTCATCGACGTGATGCTGTGGATCGTGGTGGGCCTGCTCGCCGTGTCCGTGCTGATCGCGCTGATCGGCGTGGCCAACACGCTGAGCCTGTCCGTGATCGAGCGGACCCGCGAGAACGCGCTGCTGCGGGCCCTGGGCCTGCCCCGGGGCGGGCTGCGCGGGATGATCGCGATCGAGTCCGTGCTGATCGCCGCGGTGGCGGCCCTGCTGGGCTGCGTGCTGGGCGTGTTCTACGGCTGGGCCGGATCGCAGCTGATCCTCGGCGAGCTCGTGGAGACCGTGGGCCGGGGCGGCACCGTGCTGCCCACCATCCCGTGGCTCGAGCTGGCGCTCGTGGTGGGCGTGGCGGCCGTGGCCGGCCTGGCGGCGTCGCTGCTGCCCGCGCGTCGTGCCGCGAGGCTGAGCCCGGTGGCGGGCCTGGCCACCGTGTGA
- a CDS encoding ABC transporter ATP-binding protein, protein MSTTADSHSAHSTHPGAGASGPGMPSSSTTTTTAPAASARALTKTYGRGDAEVHALRGVDVDFAAGAFTAIMGPSGSGKSTLMHCLAGLDTPTSGSVVLGGTEITGLGDTALTRLRRDRVGFVFQAFNLVPTLTAEQNIVLPLELAGRKPDRAWLDEITATLGLTDRLKHRPHELSGGQQQRVAVARALLTRPDVVFGDEPTGNLDSATSAEVLGLLRRSAREMGQTVIMVTHDPVAASAADRVVLLADGRLAGELLDPTVESVTNALAALSAPGAADAAGTFDAPADGGR, encoded by the coding sequence ATGAGCACCACAGCCGACTCGCACTCCGCCCACTCCACGCACCCCGGCGCCGGCGCGTCCGGGCCGGGCATGCCGTCGTCGTCCACCACCACGACGACGGCGCCCGCCGCCTCCGCCCGCGCCCTCACCAAGACCTACGGGCGCGGCGACGCCGAGGTCCACGCCCTGCGCGGGGTGGACGTCGACTTCGCCGCCGGCGCGTTCACCGCGATCATGGGCCCCTCGGGCTCGGGCAAGTCCACCCTGATGCACTGCCTCGCCGGTCTGGACACCCCCACCTCGGGCTCCGTGGTCCTCGGCGGCACCGAGATCACCGGGCTCGGGGACACCGCCCTGACCCGCCTGCGCCGCGACCGCGTGGGCTTCGTGTTCCAGGCCTTCAACCTCGTGCCCACGCTCACGGCGGAGCAGAACATCGTGCTGCCGCTCGAGCTGGCCGGCCGCAAGCCGGACCGCGCGTGGCTGGACGAGATCACGGCCACCCTCGGCCTCACGGACCGCCTCAAGCACCGCCCCCACGAGCTCTCGGGCGGCCAGCAGCAGCGCGTGGCCGTGGCCCGCGCCCTGCTCACCCGCCCGGACGTGGTGTTCGGGGACGAGCCCACCGGCAACCTCGACTCGGCCACCTCCGCCGAGGTGCTCGGCCTGCTGCGCCGCTCGGCCCGCGAGATGGGCCAGACGGTCATCATGGTCACCCACGACCCCGTGGCCGCCTCCGCCGCGGACCGCGTGGTCCTGCTCGCGGACGGCCGTCTCGCCGGCGAGCTGCTGGACCCCACGGTGGAGTCCGTGACGAACGCCCTCGCGGCGCTCTCCGCGCCCGGCGCGGCGGACGCGGCCGGCACGTTCGACGCCCCGGCGGACGGGGGGCGCTGA
- a CDS encoding TetR/AcrR family transcriptional regulator, with protein MRADARANRQDLLAAAGRLLEEQGAAMSLRGVAQEAGVGVGTLYRHFPTRRDLLDAVLEDVVARVSGILHAFLDGGESADRRWRRLAEELAAVNLTSLVTARDDLEAADRPQEALIVEAEQVIISLTDRAVTEARRAGLVASGVTSTRYLAGLLAVTRPPAGELLARHADQRDWLLGVYLRGLRP; from the coding sequence ATGAGAGCCGACGCCCGCGCCAACCGCCAGGACCTGCTGGCCGCCGCCGGGCGTCTGCTCGAGGAGCAGGGCGCGGCCATGTCCCTGCGCGGGGTGGCGCAGGAGGCGGGGGTCGGCGTCGGGACGCTCTACCGGCACTTCCCCACGCGGCGGGACCTGCTGGACGCGGTCCTCGAGGACGTCGTGGCCCGGGTCAGCGGCATCCTGCACGCCTTCCTCGACGGCGGCGAGTCGGCCGACCGGCGCTGGCGGCGGCTGGCCGAGGAGCTCGCGGCCGTGAACCTCACCTCGCTCGTGACCGCCCGGGACGACCTCGAGGCCGCCGACCGGCCGCAGGAGGCCCTCATCGTGGAGGCGGAGCAGGTGATCATCTCGCTCACGGACCGGGCCGTGACCGAGGCGCGGCGCGCCGGGCTGGTGGCCTCGGGCGTCACGAGCACCCGCTACCTCGCCGGGCTCCTGGCGGTCACGCGGCCGCCCGCCGGTGAGCTGCTGGCGCGCCACGCGGACCAGCGCGACTGGCTCCTGGGCGTCTACCTGCGCGGCCTGCGCCCCTGA
- a CDS encoding response regulator — protein MSTDAENAPVRVALVDDQALIRSGLAMLVDSQPDLTVVAEAGSGREAVASVSVAGADVVLMDVRMPEMDGIEATRTLLQRPDAPRVVVLTTFDLDEYAFDAIEAGASGFLLKDAPPEELLAAIRTVHRGDAVIAPSTTRRLMAHMAPRLRSDHARTAECEHEQAAVESLTPREREVLVLMAQGSANLEIAGELVLSEATVKTHVGRVLAKLGARDRVQAVLIAHRAGLVQF, from the coding sequence ATGAGCACCGACGCCGAGAACGCCCCCGTCCGCGTGGCCCTGGTGGACGACCAGGCCCTGATCCGCTCCGGTCTGGCCATGCTCGTGGACTCCCAGCCGGACCTCACCGTGGTGGCCGAGGCCGGCAGCGGCCGCGAGGCCGTGGCGTCGGTGTCCGTGGCGGGCGCCGACGTCGTGCTCATGGACGTGCGCATGCCGGAGATGGACGGCATCGAGGCCACCCGGACGCTGCTGCAGCGCCCGGACGCCCCGCGCGTCGTGGTGCTGACCACCTTCGACCTGGACGAGTACGCGTTCGACGCGATCGAGGCCGGGGCCAGCGGGTTCCTGCTCAAGGACGCGCCACCGGAGGAGCTGCTCGCCGCGATCCGCACGGTGCACCGCGGCGACGCCGTGATCGCCCCGTCCACGACGCGGCGGCTCATGGCCCACATGGCCCCCCGGCTGCGCTCGGACCACGCCCGCACCGCCGAATGCGAGCACGAGCAGGCCGCCGTGGAGTCCCTCACCCCCCGCGAGCGCGAGGTGCTCGTGCTCATGGCGCAGGGCTCGGCGAACCTGGAGATCGCCGGCGAGCTCGTGCTCTCGGAGGCCACCGTGAAGACCCACGTGGGCCGCGTGCTCGCCAAGCTCGGCGCCCGCGACCGCGTCCAGGCCGTGCTGATCGCCCACCGCGCAGGCCTCGTGCAGTTCTGA
- a CDS encoding DUF7134 domain-containing protein, producing the protein MNPLHRIDQWMRAHPVRTDVLVSVLLFAVLGLTPWVMLGSLAGPTPGSIVASILIALALIAPWAFRRVRPVASAAAVAAAAVAHLVAGPEFSLALVLVPMTVYNLAANAPRWASFTGLVAALLGGVANGIRVGLFPDPVMRPDGVYEPVDPSLEALLVMVFGCAAVVLTAWAFGDVVRHRRLTVRALEDRNRRLETMALQERRLAASDERNHIAREMHDIVAHSLQVIISQADGARYAAAAKPELAVATLDTIGLTGRAALADMRQLLGVLRETGETVAGVPGVAPDDGAPGPAAGAADEGAADEGAAGAGTAGAGTSPGAGRTRLPADVASRDGRGARQPPGHRPQPTLADVPALIETMRLSGLEVSLLETGAPRRPLPPGGELAAYRIVQEALTNTLRHGGPQASAFLTLAWTGRGLDVQADDDGRGADADPDTRGSGQGLRGVAERVALFGGTVETGPRAGAGYRVSAHLPYSAV; encoded by the coding sequence GTGAACCCCCTGCACCGCATCGACCAGTGGATGCGCGCCCACCCGGTGCGCACGGACGTCCTCGTCTCGGTGCTGCTGTTCGCGGTGCTCGGGCTGACCCCGTGGGTCATGCTCGGCTCGCTCGCCGGCCCGACGCCGGGCAGCATCGTCGCCTCGATCCTGATCGCGCTCGCGCTCATCGCCCCGTGGGCGTTCCGCCGGGTCCGGCCCGTGGCCTCGGCCGCCGCCGTCGCCGCCGCAGCCGTGGCCCACCTGGTGGCGGGCCCGGAGTTCAGCCTGGCGCTCGTGCTCGTGCCCATGACCGTCTACAACCTCGCCGCCAACGCGCCGCGCTGGGCGTCCTTCACGGGGCTCGTGGCGGCGTTGCTGGGCGGGGTGGCCAACGGCATCCGGGTCGGGCTGTTCCCGGACCCCGTGATGCGGCCGGACGGCGTCTACGAGCCGGTGGACCCCAGCCTCGAGGCGCTGCTGGTGATGGTGTTCGGCTGCGCGGCCGTGGTGCTCACGGCCTGGGCGTTCGGCGACGTCGTCCGCCACCGCCGCCTCACCGTGCGCGCGCTCGAGGACCGGAACCGGCGCCTGGAGACCATGGCGCTGCAGGAGCGCCGGCTCGCCGCCTCGGACGAGCGCAACCACATCGCCCGCGAGATGCACGACATCGTGGCCCACTCGCTGCAGGTGATCATCTCCCAGGCCGACGGAGCCCGGTACGCCGCCGCCGCCAAGCCCGAGCTGGCCGTGGCCACGCTGGACACGATCGGCCTCACCGGCCGGGCCGCCCTGGCCGACATGCGCCAGCTCCTCGGGGTGCTCCGCGAGACCGGCGAGACCGTGGCCGGGGTGCCCGGCGTCGCCCCCGACGACGGCGCCCCCGGCCCGGCGGCGGGCGCGGCCGACGAGGGCGCGGCCGACGAGGGGGCGGCGGGCGCGGGGACGGCCGGTGCAGGGACGAGCCCCGGCGCGGGCCGGACCCGGCTGCCCGCCGACGTCGCCTCCCGCGACGGGCGCGGCGCCCGTCAGCCTCCCGGCCACCGCCCCCAGCCGACCCTCGCGGACGTGCCCGCGCTGATCGAGACGATGCGCCTGTCCGGGCTCGAGGTCTCCCTGCTGGAGACCGGCGCCCCGCGGCGCCCGCTGCCGCCGGGCGGGGAGCTGGCGGCGTACCGGATCGTGCAGGAGGCGCTCACCAACACGCTGCGCCACGGCGGCCCGCAGGCCAGCGCGTTCCTCACCCTCGCCTGGACGGGGCGCGGTCTGGACGTCCAGGCCGACGACGACGGGCGCGGCGCCGACGCCGACCCCGACACCCGCGGGTCGGGTCAGGGGCTGCGCGGGGTGGCCGAGCGCGTGGCCCTGTTCGGCGGGACCGTGGAGACCGGGCCGCGCGCCGGAGCCGGGTACCGCGTGTCCGCGCACCTGCCGTACTCGGCGGTGTGA